Below is a window of Impatiens glandulifera chromosome 2, dImpGla2.1, whole genome shotgun sequence DNA.
gcaacactactcaaagccaagtgAAATatatttgcaacaagcgtgttcaagtgcggctttggagcagtggtgtataacatttgacaagaacggaatgcaagggtatatggcagaacccgcatgagcgttgaagagttatggaaagatattgtatcggattgtagcgccctcgcgggaacgtggagaagaattccaagcacggagcaaaattggaatatctgtaggaattggaatttaccattttttaaactcactagaattgaaagcattgtaatcagataattcatttacgtttttagctttttaacttttattcagaatgttacgtcttcaaaatcattataggcctgtctagaatggtctcttaaactcgtggttttttttcccatttttgggatttttaatgaaatgacgctaagtcgtttttccaaaaaaaaaacacaatcaaTCGAGCTTTAAGATGATCAATTTCCCAGCCCGATTTTTAGGACAAGAATTGTGAACTTTTGATTTATGCAATCTCATGGcataattcttgttccaacaactttgaaatgatgtttatcGTCGAACACAACTAAATCAAAGATATCAATCAAGCTCtgtaacaatttttaaaaattgaaattcaaacttatttttaaaaaaaattcagttggatcaaacatgatcggaatgATTGTtttatgatttggaaatcatcctaacatattTAGAAACATGTCATgcaactaattgaatcaaaattccaccttaaaagctcaagaacatgaaattcaatatttctaaattttcaaatcaaatttgggttttttcgattgagattgaattgatgaaatctctttcgaCATAAAACTTATAAATCATCTAGAGATTGGTTTCCActaaagaaaatacaaaattgaaCCCTAAATAAGATTAACCCGATCAAACTtggaaaaatctaattttaaatcataactTGAATTAAAGTGGGTCTGGAGTTTACAAGTGATTGAAGAACACTTCATCAAAAAGACAATcgccttattttttttttgtagatcTTCAATCAAGCTGTAATGTTCGGattttgtttgatggattgaGAGAACAACATTGAGGGACTATTTATACCCGAGCTAAGTCGGTTTTATAGtcgaattcaacttcaattttacATCTGAAATGATTTCTTCTTCGTTCTGTTTTGTCCTCGCCAGCCCATTCTAAGATAAGATTTGAAATCTTATCTTAGGGGTAATGATGGTGAGGGAGGGGCGTGCACGAGGGCAAAATCTAAGAGGATAAGGACGAGCAACGAGGGAGATGGAGCTTCTAGAAGATCGTCGATGTCGGGTGCATTTCTCCAGTCTcatgaagaagatgaataaaacgacgtcgttttgtttaaaaaaacgtACATTTGCGTTCCGTTGGTTGCTGAAGCATCTAGGCTAACGGGGGTTAGCGTCCAGTTAGCTGATCTCGTGCAGACCTGGTGCGCGCTTCCTTCATTGAATCTAGATGCGTGGAAGCATCTAAGGCGTTGGATGATGCCTAGGCACTCATTTGTTGGCCACGAATTCTGGTGCAACAGTTAAACGTAATTTCTGTCACACTAGATCGtcaatttagttttttaataaaagagttatttgaaatcgaatttttaattatttcttgcgttttttttcacaaaattaatacacaaaatattttttaataacataatcaaaattatgtttatttattttatttttggatattttgagatatttatttaattgtttaaaataataaattatacataatttgtgtttaaaatcatcattaaattatttcaatccctttttgagtttaatttggataaagtaaatacaatattttaacctcaaattattttatatttaattaattttctaattaggaattaattattataataattaatcatattttaattttaaccttctcttctatttattttgagttgaaaatttcaaaatattattttaatatttttataaattggggtatgttaattttttatgcttacacattttaaaagtttttttcgTTTACACTAAAAGTGTGACCTAACcccttaattatttaatttaatttattatttaattttctaatttaaaaaaataaaaataaaaacaaaaactaaattgATCTGcctattttattcataatttttccaaatatatttttgaagtaCATCCCAactccaatttataaatttgttcttAACTAGCATGATCAATAACTAATACTTCCATTTTCATTTAAGGTTACCCATTAATTCATGTTAATAGGATTATGGTATCGAGTCTCTACccaatatcatttaaaaaaataataaaattgttaaataataatgaataaaaagaatTGGGTTGTTAtctatttaaagaaaaatgatacataaaataatgttattatgttcaaatatatatacatatattcttTCATAAAGATGTACCttatttagaaacactttttttacatgttttttttatatgaatttgaatgtagataaaaattaaaattaaatttataaatcaacttacctaaatttaatttcaaaacatttctatattaactaaataaaaatgttttataatgtagtaatatcttttaatttttgaatgatATAAACTAGCCTAACTTCTGCTATCACGATTATTATCTTAAGAATTACTCGTCACTTAGATATGTTAATGAGTaaacaaaagtaataatatctcaaaattttataattttatatgtaaaaaataatgatttgaaatCAACTTCATTACTCAACTTATGCAAAGCCAATTTTGTTTGGTATGGAGTTCTTGTAagaccaaaataataatattgagcattttaaaaatattagttaatgaagttgaatttaaacaaaaatataaataaatattaatatctataattaattaaattatatattataatattatctcattcaaaattatagttattatatttgtttaattctcactaaaatatataaaaagattaataaagaGTTGTCACCAATTACccaaacttaaaaataaacttaaggcATGGTTGGTTCGAGTGTTATTTATATAACTCACGgtaatcaaatatcatttcgCAATATGTTTTATCATTATGTCTAACTcgtttcattaaccaaaattctagaatatcatttatttaaaaatttattttatcattatattttaaaacaatttaaatatttttactaaaaaaaatccaCGGATTCTTAAAACTATCGTAAATCATTACTTTATAAATAACTCGAATTCGAGGTAAAACATTAccaaaaacttattaaataaatcttaaaatttaataaaaaaaaaaaccaattcccaataattttaataattttaaatagaagaaaaatgaaagtCATATACCCCTAGATTGTGATAAAAACCACCTGTTAAACCAAACAAGGCTTTAATTTGCCCATTTTTGCCAGAGGGAAAAAAGCTTTTGTTCCCTTTCTCTTAGATTTATACTTTCTCCCTCTTCTATCTACCAACcctcatctctctctctttctctctacaCCCTGTAAATGTTCATCTCTGAATCTACTCTTCTCTAGTTCACTACTTGTTTCCATGAAATGTTCTTTCTTTTAACCTTCTTCTTGAGCTCATCTTCAGAGGTGAAACAACCAGAAGTTGAAgaaacatcttcttcttctttcctttttctCTCATCGATTTGAGAGTTTCTTGATCAATAAACATGTCTCAGACCAACTGGGAAGCTGATAAAatgtaaacatttttttttttttctttctttctttctcaatcTACCTAGTTTCTATCAAACATTAGTAATAGTACATTAATCTGATTGATTTTGTTCTGggttttcctttattttctttcatttttcttctaTAATGAAGTTATTGTCttcttttacttatttttcaGTCTTTGTGAAGTTTTAGATTCCAGTTTTTTTGATGGGTTCTGAGCAAGTTTTACTTGTCTTCTTAGGGTTTTCATGTTTTAGCTCACTGTTTCATTTGCATGTCCTTCAATTTGTGTTTTTAGGGTTTTAATCTTCTTGAATTCCATTATTACAGGCTTGATGTGTACATCCATGACTACATGGTGAAAAGAAATTTGAAAGCATCTGCACAAGCATTTCAAGCTGAAGGAAAAGTATCATCTGACCCAGTTGGTAATAAGAAATGAAACCCACAAAGTTACAAACCCTATATTGATTCagagttcatttttttttatgttttcctTTTCAGCTATAGATGCGCCTGGTGGGTTTCTATTTGAATGGTGGTCTGTTTTCTGGGATATATTTATAGCCAGGACTAATGAGAAACACTCTGATGTTGCTGCATCTTATATTGAGGTTTTTTAAATCGAAACAATATAGATTTGTTTAGAGATTTGAAGATTTTGatctgtttttctttttttttttaatttggaaacTTCAGACTCAGTTGATTAAAGCCCGAGAACAGCAACAACAACAGCAACACCAACAATCCCAGCAACCTCAGCATTCACAACAACAGCAGCAGCAGTTACAAATGCAACAAATTTTGTTACATCGACAAGCTCAAGCACAGCAACAACAGCAAcagcagcaacaacaacaacacgCTCAGGCTCAACAGCAAcagcagcaacaacaacaacaacaggctcaacaacaacaagctcaacagcagcaacaacaacaacaacaacaacaacaacaacaacgaaGAGATGGGAGCCACCTTCTAAATGGAACGAGTACTGCTAATGCTTTGGCTACAAAGATGTATGAGGAAAGATTGAAATTGCCGATCCAAAGGGATTCtttagaagataatgcaatgaaGGTAGCATTTTCCCCCTTCATTtgaaagcttgtttgatgtggtttTTTTGAAGGTTATGAAaataaaaccttgtttgatgaaaaagttggAGTTTTTGgcattatttgggttaaattactaaaagttttcatttgtaaaaataaaaataaagttaagggtattttggttgatgtaTTAAGTGATTTGATTGTTAAAATGATAGGTGGTGTGATAAagttttttttgataaaaccCAAGATCAAGCAAGCTCTAAGCTTTAAGTTTTGATTTGTGCATTTCAGCAAAGATTCGGAGAGAATATGGGACAGCTTTTGGATCCAAGTCAGTCGTCGTTGCTGAAATCTGCTTCAGCTGCTGGTCAGACATCGGGAGGGTATCCACATTTATTTGTTTTCGATTAATTTAATGGAAATATCATTTtcaagtatatattttttttctcgcTTAATGATTGGTGCATGGATTGACACTTACCCTTTTTTTATGTAATGGAACTCTTATTTCTTAGGCAAGTTCTTCATGGTACAGCTGGTGGAATGTCTCCTCAAGTTCAGTCTCGGAATCAACAACTTCCAGGGTCAAcaccggttagagattaattgTTCCTATTGAAGagaacatattttattttatttttctttgattCTAATGCAATTTCCCCCCATCTTATTTAGGATATAAAGACGGAGATGAATCCAAGGGCTAATGGACCTGAGGGATCGTTAATTGGAATGTCAGGTACCCATTTGTAAACACTTAtagtttatgtttttgtatCCATATCCGGAATCAGATGAGATACAAACCAGTGCCTTTTCTGTTATAGGGTTCTTTGAATATCCAAggggttatttccaaataatcttgtttgatgcACATTATTGAAAACCTAAAGTTATTTGGgtaaacatataattattttttgaaataaagggtactttggttgatgatttaaatgatattattgatgAGTATATCCTTAGATCAGatagagttatttgaaataaatttcaaataatcaaacatcaaacacaGTCTAATAAATTTCTGAATCTGTCTCGAACTAAAAGTTATAGTTTCCAAACATAATCTCGTCCTGAAGAAATAGTTCAAGTAAATATCTGTGAATCTCTCCTTATTCTCTCTTTCTCTAAACTGAAGGTTCCAATCAAGGAGGCAGCAACTTGACATTGAAGGGATGGCCTTTAACGCCTTTGTCAGTAAGTCTGTCAAATTACAAACttctaataatacaaacaatgtTTATATCAAGGATTTcatatttgataattatttccatTTACTAGGGCTTAGAGCAGCTACGATCTGGGCTACTCCAGCAGCCGAAGTCTTTTATGCAAGGGTCACACCCTTTTAACCAACTTCAGATGTTGACGCCTCAGCATCAACAACAGCTTATGCTTGCACAGCAGAATATGACTTCTCCATCAGCAAGTGAGATGGAAACAAGGAGGTTAAGGATGCTTCTTAATAACCGAAGTATGAATCTAGGAAAAGATGGCCTTCCAAATTCTATGGGAGATGTGGTTTCTAATGTTGGATCGCCATTACAAGCCGGTTGTGGTGTTTTGCCTCGAGGAGACCATGATATGTTGATCAAGGTTCTTTTTTTAGGCGGATTTTCTCTTTATACTATTAATTGATCGGTTTTTTAATGGTTTTtgattacttttttttatagttaaaaatgGCTCAGTTACAGCAGCAGCAACAACAGAACAATAACCAACTTCAGCAACATGCTCTCTCTGGTCCACAACAGTCCCAGAGTTCTAATCATAGTCTTCATCCCCAAGATAAAATCGTTGGGTCGGGAAGCTTAACTGCAGATGGTAGCATGTCTAATTCCTTTCGAGGAAATGATCAGGTGTTTAATTGTACCCTtgcctttatttgatgaaaaagtgaaCGAATtatttagagcttgtttgatggtagtttttgttatatattaaataatctaactttttaataaaaagtggattatttggggGTAAGtgactaaaatatcttttgcaattactattttaaattattataaaaagtaaagtaaggttactttttcattttagctgattatttgaatgattttttgaTGATGTAAAGGTTATTTAGGTGGCTTGTTGAGcttggtttatttgaataaccaattggagcttgtttgatcatttaaaaaaatctttatcaTATCACCTATCACCTATCAAATCATTTGATTCTtcaatcaaaattctaaaataccttaattttttttacaagttttattttaaatacaaaagttCATTTTAGTAATGTAACTAAAATGATCCTACTTTTCATCAAaagaaattttgatttcataaccaagattttttcaaataatcccacaTCATGCAAGCTTCAATGGTTATTTCAACTAATTTCGTTTGATGCAGGTTATTGAAAGTtagttatttgggtaaaaatgACATGGTATAAATGTATaatgagtttttaaaaataaagggtaatttagtatttttgttgataatttgaataacTATGTGATAGTGGGTTATATGagattattaaaagaaaaaaacgaGGGTACTTTAGTGTTTCTATTGAcgatttgaatgatgtgatacAAAAAAGTATTCATATTCCAAATATACTTATATCTAACACATCTGGTGATTCATTTCAAGACTTCAAAAACCCAGACTGGTCGAAAAAGGAAGCAGCCTGTATCATCATCGGGTCCTGCCAATAGTTCGGGGACTGCCAACACTGCTGGCCCTTCACCAAGTTCAGCCCCATCAACTCCCTCAAACAATACTCCCGGTGATGTGATTTCAATGCCTGCCTTACCACATAGTGGTGGTACTTCTTCGAAACCAGTGATGATGTTTGGGAATGACGGTTCTGGAACTCTCACATCTCCGTCTAATCAGTTGGTAAGTTTAAATTCAAttgaattctttttttttttgtgcagAAGGATTCTCATCATTGACTAATTGAGTCCTTCATATGTTGGCAGTGGGATGAAAAAGATCTagtgcaggctgagatggatCGGTTTGTGGAAGATGGATCTCTTGATGATAATGTTGAGTCTTTTTTATCGCATGATGAAGGCGACCACAGAGATATGGTTGGACGATGCATGGATGCAAGCAAAGGTGTGTGTGTGTGTTTCTAGTTTCTACCTTTTTGTTCTTATCTCAGTTAGCTTCTTTGTGCTCTATTATAGGATTTGCGTTTACAGAAGTCAGCTCTGTTCGAGCTAGTGCGAGCAAAGTTGTTTGCTGCCATTTTTCATCAGATGGGAAACTACTAGCAACCGGTGGCCACGATAAAAAGGTGTGGTTATTTTTCTTCACTTTTAACTGCTTGTGTTTAAAagttaatacaatttttttgcAGGCTGTATTATGGTACACTGATACCCTAAAGCAAAAGAGTACACTTGAAGAACATTCAGGGTTGATTACCGATGTTCGTTTCAGTCCCGGGATGTCTCGACTTGCAACATCGTCTTTTGATAAAACTGTCAGAGTTTGGGATGCTGACAATGTTGGTcaatttattagttatttttccTGATTTTTATAACTTGTCATGGGCCATTGGGATTTTATTTACTAGATTTATCTGTTATATGCAGCCCAGTTATTCTCTTCGAAATTTCAATGGACATTCTGGTTCTGTTATGTCTCTGGACTTCCATCCAAACAAAGATGATCTCATATGCTCTTGCGATGGAGATGGCGAAATAAGATATTGGAGCATTACTAATGGCAGTTGTTTGAGAGTATTCAAGGTATGGTTTAGAAGTTTAAGTCAAACCAAACCCGAGAAAAACTAATAACCAATCTTTTGCCAGACTGtacggttaaaaaaaaaaagacaaaccAGATACTTGCGGTTTGGATGtagattttttaaacatattattccACAGAGGGTATATGGTTGTATATTTAGGAAATCATCaaagaacttgtttgatgttgggttatttgaaaaaatatgttttaatgaATTTAAGTCTTAGGTTtggatgaaaaataaaagaaatacttTTGACTGAACCAACTGCTCACACTTTGAATCTTGAGTGTAGGGTGGAACGACACAGATAAGATTTCAACCTCGTCTTGGAAGGTATCTAGCGGCAGCTGCTGAGAATGTGGTCTCTATACTAGACACGGAAACTCAAGTTAGTCGGCTTACATTGAAGGTaatattagtattttagttaaggCTCAAacatattcttataaaaaaatctttctttattattttttgttaagaGTTGGACTTTAGAGACTGAGGATTGTAAGTTTGATTCACGGTATAAACCAtaataaatccaaaattatCAGAATCCACATCCAAATTACTTGACAAAAGAAAAATTCCCTAGGTTCAATTTTGTTGGTTAGTGCTTGAAtcgttattttatttgaattgcaTCTTAGAagttgattattattttttattggtaTGATGAATGAATAGGGGCATTCAAAACTAATTGATTCCATCTGCTGGGATCCAACTGGTGAATACCTTGCATCGGTGAGTGAGGACTCGGTTAGGGTATGGAATCTCGGTTCAGGGGGAGATGGAGAGTGCATGCACGAGCTGAGCTGTAATGGAAACAAGTTCCATTCTTGTGTATTCCATCCTGCATTTTCCTCTTTGCTGGTCATTGGCTGTTACCAGGCAAGTTTCTTTCTTTCCTATTTTTTCTTAGTAATAAAAGAATCAGGTTAGATAATTTGTCTTATCTATTAATGGGCAGAGTATGGAACTATGGAACATGTCCGAGAACAAGACGATGACACTAGGGGCTCATGATGGACTGATTGCTGGATTGGCTGTTTCGACTGTGACCGGTTTGGTTGCTTCTGCTAGCCATGATAAAATTGTCAAGTTATGGAAATGATTTGACTTCTTTTCAACTAGTTAGTAGTTAGCTCTCTGTTGTTCTTATGTATCTATTTTTAACTCTCTTTTGATCATCTCTGCTTTTCTAACATGTGTTGTTAGTTAACTTGAGAGACTAAGAACAAATACTCCAAGTCTTAATCTCCAGACATCTCAATTGTTTTTGGTCTCCCGTTTTTCTCATCAATTTAATATCTTGATACTTTCTTGATTCAGTTTGTTTTCATTGGTCTGGGTTATTTGGATGATATCCAGCACTCTTAGGTTATTTTGGTCAATTTAGATATCAAACAATTTCTTTCAAATATCACTCTCTACATCAAATAAGCCTATCTTAGTTGCTAATAACTGTTGCATAAGGAGTGACAGTTTGATATTTAGAGAACATCTATTTGAGTGTTATATTCCAACATTCAATAAATGACTTGTATAAAAAGTCAAGCTGTTTCTCCCAATATATAGACATAGTTTTGATATTTGAGTGTTATATTcctaagaaagaaagaaaaaatgacCTTTCATCTCCTCTGAAAGTTGAAGGCTTTCATGGAATAAGCAAACGAGACAGCAAAGATGAAGCAGAAACCGATTACTACACCAGCTGCAACTCCGACGAACTCGTGCCTATATCCAAACTGTTGTTTCAGCAACTGTTTGATTGAAATGTAGTTATAATCAGATAGCTTCACTTGTTCATCATTCATGTCTCCATATTGTGATGCCAACATTCCGTACAAGCTCCATGCTACTGGATTTCCCCAATAGTACCATCTCCACCATATAGGTATTCTCTGCCAAatcagaaataaaataaaattaatacctATTTtcaaagattaatttttttaatgttttaagtCGCGCACCATCCTGGGAATCATGAATCCGCTAAAGAGGTTCCACAGCATGTAGAATGGGGAAGCGATTATGACAGCGATGTTGTGATTAGGCGAGATGGCAATGGTCATCATACCGAAAAATGTGAAGTAGAGCAGAGTGAAGTACATGAAGAACATATACCAAATGAACTTGGAACAGCTCCATTCAAATTCCGCCATGTAGTAGAAAATCGTGCTGTAAATAACCGATTGGACTAGTACATATGGGAACTCAATAACAACCTAATAAGAACACATAATTTGgcttaaaactaaaatatgatgaaaatgTGTGGGCATTATTAAATGCCCAAAAGGATATTTACATATTCAATTCCATTTGAAGAAGGGAAAAAAAGCATACCTGTGAAAATGCCAATGGCAAAGCTGAATACATCCCTGCAGCTCTTTCTCTATATGAAACTGACCTCTCGACATAAACAACCGGTTGAACGGAAGTGGCGTTGGTGATTCCGATGAATAGAACCGCCGCATACATTGATCCCATGGCATTGAAGATATCCTGCTGTGTTTCCCTACAGAAAAGTAGATAATATAAAGAAGAGATGAAAccaatttcattttaaattcatCTCAAGTGGAAAGAATCTTACTATAGATTTCAAGTTCGATTCTCACAATATTTTAGTGAGAATCGAGTATGAGACCTCAATATCCTAGTTACACTTAAAGTTGCACTGACTGAGtagataaaatcatatttttttacaacCAAGGTTTATTCTGTGGAATAGGCTAGCACAACATTGAATGGACATCAAACTTCTGCCTCTAGTTCAACACTTTTACAGTTTCAATAACCTTGGGTGGGTAGAAAAGAAAAAGCAATTTTGATAAATAGAGAAAGTGGATGAAGAAGACCTTTTAGAACCGAATCTCCAGCAGATTGTTCCAAACATCAAGGAGATTATAACGGTATAAAAGAACCGTACTGCAGTATACTGCGGATTCCGCCAGTACGACAGCCATTGCTTCCAAAGACAGCCTAGAAACTGGCTAAAATATGTCTGTGAGTATATTGACGGGAAACATAATTCTTTATCATCAAGATCTGGCCGGCTTAGGATTTCAACAAGTTCTTCATTTTTTCTATAACCAGAAGAAAAAAGAATACAATTTAATTGGAGAGCAGAATGAAGAATTATATCACATGGAGACTGGAGAGACAATGTTGATGGTGACATACTGAAAGAGAGACGATTCACGGTAAATTTCAGCAAAATCGACGCCAAGTCTGGTTTCTTCTGATGGAGAAGTAACTTCTAGAATCCAGGAAGCTGGGTTATAGCCTGGTCTAATCCTTGGAACTCCGTTAACAGCCtgaaaaattcattatatttaaagGTTGTAACAAAACAATTGTCTGTAAATTGATCGTTCTTTAAAATCCCACCTCGAAAAACCGAATAACATTACAAGACCTTTTGCCCAATGAACCAGCATAGATAAGTTGGCCTCCACGTTT
It encodes the following:
- the LOC124925957 gene encoding transcriptional corepressor LEUNIG-like, with the protein product MSQTNWEADKMLDVYIHDYMVKRNLKASAQAFQAEGKVSSDPVAIDAPGGFLFEWWSVFWDIFIARTNEKHSDVAASYIETQLIKAREQQQQQQHQQSQQPQHSQQQQQQLQMQQILLHRQAQAQQQQQQQQQQQHAQAQQQQQQQQQQQAQQQQAQQQQQQQQQQQQQQRRDGSHLLNGTSTANALATKMYEERLKLPIQRDSLEDNAMKQRFGENMGQLLDPSQSSLLKSASAAGQTSGGQVLHGTAGGMSPQVQSRNQQLPGSTPDIKTEMNPRANGPEGSLIGMSGSNQGGSNLTLKGWPLTPLSGLEQLRSGLLQQPKSFMQGSHPFNQLQMLTPQHQQQLMLAQQNMTSPSASEMETRRLRMLLNNRSMNLGKDGLPNSMGDVVSNVGSPLQAGCGVLPRGDHDMLIKLKMAQLQQQQQQNNNQLQQHALSGPQQSQSSNHSLHPQDKIVGSGSLTADGSMSNSFRGNDQTSKTQTGRKRKQPVSSSGPANSSGTANTAGPSPSSAPSTPSNNTPGDVISMPALPHSGGTSSKPVMMFGNDGSGTLTSPSNQLWDEKDLVQAEMDRFVEDGSLDDNVESFLSHDEGDHRDMVGRCMDASKGFAFTEVSSVRASASKVVCCHFSSDGKLLATGGHDKKAVLWYTDTLKQKSTLEEHSGLITDVRFSPGMSRLATSSFDKTVRVWDADNPSYSLRNFNGHSGSVMSLDFHPNKDDLICSCDGDGEIRYWSITNGSCLRVFKGGTTQIRFQPRLGRYLAAAAENVVSILDTETQVSRLTLKGHSKLIDSICWDPTGEYLASVSEDSVRVWNLGSGGDGECMHELSCNGNKFHSCVFHPAFSSLLVIGCYQSMELWNMSENKTMTLGAHDGLIAGLAVSTVTGLVASASHDKIVKLWK